The following proteins come from a genomic window of Candidozyma auris chromosome 4, complete sequence:
- the HTA2 gene encoding histone H2A translates to MSGGKGKAGSSEKASTSRSAKAGLTFPVGRVHRLLRKGNYAQRVGSGAPVYLTSVLEYLAAEILELAGNAARDNKKSRIIPRHLQLAIRNDEELNKLLGHVTIAQGGVLPNIHQSLLPTKKATSNASQEL, encoded by the coding sequence ATGTCCGGTGGCAAAGGTAAAGCAGGTTCCTCTGAGAAAGCATCCACTTCCAGATCCGCTAAGGCTGGTTTGACCTTCCCAGTGGGAAGAGTCCACAGATTGTTGAGAAAGGGTAACTACGCCCAGAGAGTCGGTTCCGGTGCCCCAGTGTACTTGACCTCTGTGTTGGAGTACTTGGCTGCCGAAATCTTGGAGTTGGCTGGTAACGCTGCCAGagacaacaagaagtcgAGAATCATCCCAAGACACTTGCAGTTGGCCATCAGAAACGATGAggagttgaacaagttgttggGCCATGTCACCATTGCCCAGGGTGGTGTGTTGCCAAACATCCACCAGTCGTTGTTGCCAACCAAGAAGGCTACCTCGAATGCTTCCCAAGAGTTGTAA